The sequence ACTGGGATTGGGAGACGAAGTACCGGTGGGAGCGCAACAACTGCGTGCCCACGTTCGCCTGCTCGCACGTCACCGTGGAGTGGCGGATTCCGGCGGACGCCACGCCGGGCACGTACCGCATCCGCCATGACGGGGACTGGAAGTCCGGCTGGGACGGGCTCATCCGCCCCTACACGGGCTACTCACGCGAGTTCACGGTGAATTGACGGCCCGGCCCACCGCCCGCCGGGGGACGGAGGAGGCACGGCCGGGCCGGGCGCGACACAAGTGCCTGACTCCAGGGGTTTCCCCCAGTCAGCCGGTGTTTTCGGGCCCCGTCCGCCTCGGGTGGGGGGCCTCGCACCGTCGGGCAGGCGCGTCTGGTGGGCATGACGCGGAAAGACGTGTTGCCCCCGGGCCCGGCCCTCCCATAAGAGACCCACGGACATGGCGATGAACGAGCGTTACGAGCCGCAGGCGATTGAAGGCAAGTGGCAGACCCGCTGGGACGAGGCGGGCATCTTCCGGGCGGGCAAGCGCCCGGGCGCACCCAAGAAGTACATCCTCGAGATGCTGCCGTACCCCAGCGGCAAGATGCACATGGGGCACGTGCGCAACTACCTCATCGGGGACGTGTACTCGCGTTACTACCTGATGCGCGGGTTCGACGTGCTGCACCCCATGGGCTGGGACGCGTTCGGCCTGCCCGCGGAGAACGCCGCCATCAAGGACGGCGTCCACCCCGCGGTGCGCACCGAGGAGAACATCGCCTCCTTCAAGAAGGAGATTAAGTCCCTCGGCTACGCGTACGACTGGGAGCGCGAGGTCAACACCTCGAAGCCCGAGTACTACCGCTGGAACCAGTGGTTCTTCATCCAGATGCTGGAGCGCGGGCTCGTCTATCGCCGCTTCAGCAAGGTGAACTGGTGTACCGGCTGCCTCACCGTCATCGCCAATGAGCAGGTGAAGGACGGCGTCTGCGAGCGCTGCGACTCGCCCGTGGTGGACAAGGAAATGCCCGAGTGGGCGTTCCGCATCACCCGCTACTCGCAGGACTTGCTGGACGCGCTCGACACGCTGAAGGAGTGGCCGGACCGCATCACCTCCATGCAGCGCAACTGGATTGGCCGCTCGGACGGTGCCGAGGCCGACTTCCGCGTGCAGGGGCATGACGCCGCGCTGCGCGTCTTCACCACCCGCATCGACACCATCTTCGGCTGCACCTACGTGGTGCTCGCGCCGGACCACAAGCTGGTGGCCCAGGTGACGACGCCCGAGCGTCGCGCGGACGTGGAGGCCTTCGCCAAGCGCATGGCCGCCCAGTCCAAGACGGAGCGCCTGGGCGAGGACGCGGAGAAGGAGGGTGTCTTCACCGGCGGCTACGCCGTCAATCCCTTCACCGGCCAGCCCGTGCCCATCTGGATCGCCAACTTCGTGTTGAGCGACTACGGCACCGGCGCCGTCATGAGCGTGCCGGCCCACGACGAGCGCGACTTCGCCTTCGCGCGCAAGTACAGCCTGCCCATCAAGGTGGTGGTGCAGCCGGCCTCCGGCGACAAGCTCCCCGAGGGCAGCAAGCTCGAGGCGGCCTACACCGAGTACGGCGTGCTGGTGGACTCGGGCGAGTACACGGGCCAGACGTCCGAGGCCGCGCGCCAGGCCATGGCCGCGAAGCTGGAGAAGGACGGCACGGGCAAGGCCACGGTGACGTACCGCCAGAAGGACTGGGGCTTCAGCCGCCAGCGCTACTGGGGCACGCCCATCCCCATCGTCTACTGCGAGAAGTGCGACCCACAGCGCCAGGGCATCCCCGTGCCGGTGGACCAGCTCCCCGTGCGCCTGCCGGAAATCGACACGCAGGCGGTGCTGACGGGCAAGGGTGAGCCGCCGCTGGCCAAGGTGCCCTCGTGGGTGAACACCACGTGCCCCAAGTGCGGCGGGCCCGCGAAGCGCGAGGCGGAGACGATGGACACCTTCGTCGACTCCTGCTGGTACTTCGCGCGCTACCTGTCGCCGCACTACGACGCCGCGCCGTTCGACCCGAAGGAGGCCCAGCGATTCCTCCCCGTGGACGTCTACGTGGGCGGTCCCGAGCACGCGGTGATGCACCTGCTCTACTTCCGGTTCTGGACCCGCGTGATGAAGCTGCTGGGCCTGAGCCCGGTGGACGAGCCCGTGAAGCGGCTGATTACGCAGGGCATCGTCAACGGCCCGGACGGCCGGAAGATGTCCAAGCGCTGGGGCAACGTGGTGGCGCCCGCCTCCATCGTCCAGAAGTACGGCGCGGACACCGCGCGCGCGTACGTGCTCTTCGCCGGCCCGCCGGAGCGAGACTTCGACTGGTCCGATGACCAGGTGGAAGGCGTCTTCCGCTTCCTCAAGCGCGTCTGGACGCTGGCGGCCACGCACCACGCCTCGGTGGCGGGCGCCACGCACGACGGCGCGTACGAGGGCAAGGCACTGGAGACGCGCCGCGCGGCGCACAAGTGCCTGAAGCGGGTGGGGGAGGCGATTGACCGCCTGTCCTTCAACACCGCCATCGCCGGCATCATGGAGTGCATCAACGCGCTCTACGCGCAGGGCACGCCGGAGACGCCCGCGGAAAAGGCCGCCATGGCCGAGGCCATCCGGCTGCTCGCGGTGGTGCTGACGCCCTTCGCGCCGCACATCGCGGACGAGGTGGCGGAGGCCTACGGCTCGAAGGAACTCACGGTGTCCCAGCCGTGGCCGGACTTCGACCCGGCGCTGGTGGTGGACGACGTGATTCCGTATGCCGTGCAGGTCAACGGCAAGCTGCGCGCGGAGATTCGCGTCGCGGCGGACGCGGGCGAGGCGGACGTGCGCAAGGCGGCGGAGGCGGACGAGAAGGTGCAGGCGGCCATTGCCGGCAAGACGCTGCGCAAGTTCGTCTTCGTCCCCAAGCGGCTGGTGAACTTCGTCGTCGGCTGAAGCGGGGACACGCGGGTGCCCGTCGAAGTCCTCGTCATGTGCGGTGCGTGCGGGCGCCCCCAACCGGCGGGCGGCCCGCGCTGTATTGCCTGCGGGGCCCCGCTGCCGGAGGCGCCCCTGCCGACGGCGACGCCTCGTGCCGGGGCGCCGTTCCTCGACGCGGACCTCGGCGGAGGGCGCATGCTCTCCGGCGAGGGCGAGCGGCTGTCCTACCGGGCCGCGCTCACGCAGTCGCCGCAGGAGGTGGAGCTGGGAAGCCTGCGCGGCGTGGAGTTGCGGACGCATTTCTTCCGCGAGGCGCTCGTCCTCGTGGCCTTCGCGGTGCCGGGCTTCCTCGCGCATGCGACGGCGCTGAAGGTGCTGTGCTTCGCCGTGGCGGCACTGGGCGTGCTGCTGGCGGCGGTGTGCCGCTCGCACGTGCTGGTGCTGGAGACGTCCGCGCCCGGGCGGGTGCGTTGGCCGCTGGGGCTGGCGCGCCGAGGCTCCGAGCGGGACGTGCGCCTCATGGCCGCCTGGGACACGCTGGCCGGCGTGGTGCGCGCCCGGGGCGTTCCCGTCCGGGTGGTGGGCTCGCGGCCGGCGCAGGCGCCTCCGCCGAGCGCCCCCGGGCCGCATGACGGCCCCCGCGCTTGACGGGTACCCGTGGCCGGGTAGGGTGCCGCGCATGTCGCGTCCCTTCGCGCCCGTCTCGTGGCGCTTCCGGTGGGTGGCGGGTGCGTGGGTGGCCTGCGTGGCCCTCGGCTCGGGGTGTGGCTACCGCTTCGTCTCGAAGGGCGACGGCCTGCCCGAGGGCGTGACGGCCCTCTGCGCGCCCGTCTTCTCCAACGAGACGCCGGAGCCCGCGCTGGAGACGCTCTTCACGCGCTTCCTGCGCCAGGAGCTCACGCGGGCGGGCCGGCTCTCCACCGGCACGTCATGCAATGCGCGCGTGGAGGGCGCGGTGCTCTCCGTCTGGAACTCGCCCACCATCGTCCCCAACTACTTCCGCATTGCCGCCAATGCACGGTTGCGACTGGTGAAGGACGGGCAGGTGCTGAAGGAGACCGTGGTCGCCGGCACGGAGGACTACCTGCTGGGGACCGGGGATGTCCTGCAGGCCGAGGCCAACCGTCAGGCCGCGCTGGACCGCCTGGCGGAGGTGCTCATGCGCGACGGGTACGATCGGCTGGCCAGCGCCTGGTGAGGAGGCGGACGGCCTCCTCCCGGCAGCCTGCTGCGGGATGCGACAGGGGCCACGCGAGGCGGCCCCGGTGCTTCTCAGGCCTTGGCGGCCTTCGAGGCGGCCTTGGCGAGGCGGGAGATGCGGCGCGAAGCGGTGCGCTTGTGCAGCACGCCCTTGGAGGCGGCCTTGTTCAGCGCCTTGGAGGCCGCCTTGAGCGCGTCCGTCGGGTTCCCACCCTTGGTGGCGAGCGCCTCACGGGCGGACTTCACGGCGGTCTTCACCTCACCCCGGACGGTGACGTTGCGCGCGCGACGCTTGAGGGACTGACGGTGACGCTTCTCTGCGGACTTGGTGTTGGCCAAGGAAATCTCCAGCGGAATGGCAGGCTAAAAGAGGCGCCGTCCTTACTGCGACGCTTCACGGAGGTCAAGGCGGGTGTGTGCGTCTGATCCGGTTTTCAGGACTCAGGGTGCACACCTGGCCCACCTGCCGGTGAGAATCAACCAGCCGAGGTGACGTATTCCCACACCAGTCCGGCCGGGTCCTTGAAGCTGAGCCGTCCCTCTCCGAACTCCACCTGGGTGCCGGGGCGCACCTCCCCAAGTGCGGCCCGCAGCCGCTCCACCGTGCGGGCGGAAGGCGCCTCCAGCGTCAGGATCAGCGCCCCGCCTCCTGCCGGTACCGAGCCCGAGGAGCTCGAGGCCGAGAAGACGACGCGCAGGGCCCCATCCCCATAGGAGGCCTCGTCCGGGCCGGCCCGGACGGTGCTCCAGCCCAGCCGGGGAGCCACCGCGTCCCAGAAGGCGCGCTGGGCGGGCAGGTCGGCCACCTGGAAGCGCAGGGTGGACACAGGCGCCCTGGGCAGCCAGGCGGGCGGCGGCAGGGACTTCTCCTTCACCTTCGCGGCCTGCCAGTGCCGCTCCATGTGCTCCAGGGTGGCCGCGCCGAAGGGGACGCCCTCGGCGCGCAGCTCGGACTCGATGTGCTGGAAGCGCGTGGTGAAGCGGCGGATGGCCATGCGCAGCGCGTCCTCGGCGGGCGTCTTGATGAAGCGCGCCAGGTTGGCCAGGGAGAAGAGGACGTCGCCCAGCTCGTGCTCCATCGCATCCCGGTCTCCCGAGGCGATGGCTTCGTCCAGCTCGTCCAGTTCCTCGGCCAGCTTGCCGCGCACGCCGGCCAGGTCCGGCCAGTCGAAGCCGATGCGGCTGGCCTTCTCGGTGAGGCGCTCGGCGCGCATCAGCGCGGGCGCGGCGACGGGCACGCCGTCCAGCACCGAGCCCTCGCTGCCCGTCTTCCGCTTCTTCTCCTCGGCCTTGAGCTTCGCCCAGTTGGCCAGCACCTGCTCCGCGCCGTCCACCCGGCTCTCGCCGAAGACGTGCGGGTGGCGGCGGACCAGCTTGTCGCTGATGGACTTCGCCACCTCGGCCATCGTGAACTCGCCCAGCTCCGCGCCCAGCTGCGCGTGGAAGACAATCTGGAAGAGCAGGTCTCCCAGCTCCTCGCAGAAGGAGCGCCAGGAGGTGCCGCCGTAGCCAACCCGGTCCATCTCCTCCAGGACTTCGAAGGCCTCCTCCAGCAGGTAGGGTCGCAGCGAGCGCAAATCCTGCTCGCGGTCCCAGGGGCAGCCCTGCTCGGAGCGCAGGGTGCGCATGATGTCCACCAGTCGCTCCAGCTCGGCCCCGGGGTTTCGCGTCGTGTCCACCATGCGCGGACCTGTAACACGCGACGTAGCCCCCAGAACGGATAATGGCCGGCAGGCGAGCAGGGGAGGCGGCGTTCCTTTCGTGGTTTGACCTGGGTCGCCTATCATCCACCTCCTGGATGATCCGCCTCCCGCACCTCGCCCTCGTCCTGTGGGGCCTCGCGTTCCTGGCTCCCGGGGCAGCGTCCGCGCAGATTGAAGCGCCCTCCCGCCTCCAGGAGGTGGATCCGGGCGCCGTCGAGCCCGACCTGCGCGACGAGTCCTTCGACCCGAGAGATCAACCCATCGAGGACATCCCCGACGAGGCGGATCCTCCGTCCTCCGACGACGAGGCGCCCGCGAAGGGGAAGAAGGCCGGCAAGGGCGCCAAGGCGGCCGAGGCCCTGCCCGCGAGCGCGAAGACGCCGGCCCCTCCGCCGACGCCCGAGGGGCCCGTGCTCCTCCCGTCCCGCCCGGCGGTGGTGCCGGTGCTGGCGCCGAAGCTGTCGGACGGGGAGGTGCTGGCGGTGTGGGACGGCTGGCGTCAGGCCCGCGCGACGAATGACACGGCCGGCGCGGAGGCCGCGCTGAAGGCGCTGGTGAAGCTGCGCGCGGAGGTGGAGGCGACCGACCTGGAGCCCATCAGCGTGGGCCTCGTGCGCGAGTCCACCGTGAGGCGCCGGGCAGGTGACACGGCCGGCGCCGTGCGACTGGCGGAGCTGGCGGTGCAATTGTCCCCGGGGCTGCCCTACGCCCACTTCTCGCTCGCCGAGGCGTACGCGTCGGCGGAGCCCGGCAATGTGGCTCGCTACGGGGACGAGGCGCGCGCCGCCTTCGCCCACCTGTTCCAGGACGCGCGCTACCGCCGGCCGGTGCTCGCGGACCTGGGCGCGCTGACGCTGTTGGCGTGGGCGGCCACGGCGGCGGCCCTGGTGGGGCTCTTCTTCCTGCGCCGCGTGCGCTACGCGCTGCATGACTTCCACCACCTGCTGCCGCGCGCGGTGGCGCGGTGGCAGTCCTCGCTGCTGGGCCTGGCGCTGCTGGCGCTGCCGATGGCGCTCGGGCTGGGCGGGGTGACGGTGCTGCTGGTGCTGCTGGGCGCGGTGTCCCTGTACCTCACCCGCGCGGAGCGGGTGGTGGCCGCGGTGCTGGTGGCGGGCGTGGGCCTGCTGCCGCTGGCGGCCGGGCAGCTCGCGCGGGTGACGGCCTTCGCCGGCACGCCCGCCGAGGACGTCTACCTCCTGGAGCGCGGCGGCCTGTCCGCGGAAGCCGCCATGGCGCGGGTGGTGGCGCGGCTGGAGTCGCGCGCGGCCACCTTCGCCGAGCTGAATGCCCTGGCGCACTACGAGACGCGCCGCGGCCTGCTGGAGGAGGCCAAGGCGCACTACAAGGCCGCCTCGTCGCTGCGCGGCGGAGACGCACGGCTGCTGACGCGCTTCGGCAACGCGCTGGTGGGCCTCGGAGACGATGAGGGCGCGGCGCAGCTCTACGTGCAGGCCACCCAGGCGGACCCGCTGCTGGCCGCGCCGCACTACAACCTGGCCCAGGTGTACCGCCGCCGGGCGAAGACGCTGCCGGACTCGGAGGTGGGCAGGGAGCTGGACCGCGCCGCCACCGCCATCGCCTCCGCGCAGACGCTGGACCACACGCTGATTGCCCGCGAGCCGCCTCCCGACGACCACCTGCTCCTGAACCTGCTGGTGCTGTCCCCCGCGATGCAGGAGTCGGAGTGGCTGCCGCTCGCGGACGGCACGGAGGCGGGGCGCCGGGTGGAGGCGCAGCTCGGGCGCTGGCTGCTGCCGGGCGTGGCGCCGGGGCCGGTGGCATGGGCCCTGCCCGCGGTGCTGGCGGCGCTGCTGGCCGCGTGGGGACTGGCGGCCAGCAGGCTCAGGGCCGCGAAGGTGTGCGAGCGCTGCGGCCGCGCCGTCTGCGTGCGGTGCGACCCGGAGCTGGGCGTGGGCAGCCTGCAGTGCGGCCAGTGCGTGAATGTCTTCTCGCGCAAGGGGCTGGTGCCGCAGCAGCTCCGCAACCGCAAGCAGGGGCAGGTGGAGCGCCATCAGGCGTGGGTGGGCCGGCTGACGTACGCGCTGGGCGCGGTGCTGTCCGGCGCGGGCCACGTGGCCTCCGGGGTGCCGGTGAGCGGCGCCCTCTATGCCTTCTTCTTCCTCTTCGCGCTGGCGGCCACGCTGCTCCACCACGGGCTGGTGCGCGCGCCCTACGGTGACGCGCCGCTGTACCTCAAGCTGGTGCCGGCGGTGCTGCTCCTCGTCTGTGTCCACCTGCTTTCGCTGCTCGGCCTGCGCCGGCTGCGGCGGGGGGAGTGAGAAAGCATGTCCCTCCAGGGAACGCTGAAGGACTTCGGCATCGGTGACATCCTCCAGCTCATCGGCCAGCAGCAGAAGACGGGCACGCTGCAGCTGCGCAGCAAGGAGCAGGAGGTCCGCGTCGGCTTCAAGGACGGCCACATCATCAAGGCCGAGAGCGTCACCCGGAAGCGCAAGGACCTCATCGGCGCCATGCTGGTGCGCTCCGAGCTGATTACGGAGACGCAGCTCGAGGCCGCGCTGGAGACGCAGCGGCGCACCCTCAAGCGGCTGGGGGACGTGCTCGTCTCCAGCCAGGCCCTCACCGCCGAGCGCTTCCAGGCGATGATGCAGCTGCAGGCCACGGAGACCATCTACCGCCTCTTCACGTGGAAGGACGGCACCTACGAGTTCATCCAGGAGCCCGTGGAGCCGGACGCGGAGGCCATCCACCCCCTGCGCGCCGAGACGGTGCTCATGGAGGGCTTCCGGATGGTGGACGAGTGGCCCGTCATCCGGAAGCGCATCCACCGCGACGACCTGACATTCGAACGCCTCAAGTCGCTCCCGCCGCCCCGGCCCGGCGACGAGGGCGGAGAGCTGGGCACCATCGGCACCGCCGAGCGCCGCGTCTACGAGGAGATTTCACCCGGAAGAGACTTGCGGAAGCTGGTGGACGTCTGCTGCCTGGGCGAGTTCGAGACGTGCAAGGCCCTCCACAACCTCGTGAAGGGCGAGTACGTCCGCGCCGTCCACCCCGAAGGCGTCCGGGCCCCCGCGCCAGGGGACGAGCGCCTGCTCGCCCGCCTGGGAGGCTCGGTGGGCCGGGTGGTGGCCACCATGGTGGTGCTGGCCGCGCTGGCCCTGGTGGTGTCGCGCAGCGCCTGGGCCAGCCCCGAGGGAAGCGCCGCCACGTCGTTCACGGACCCCGCCGCCCAACGTCATGTTTCCGAAGCCCAGCGCGTCCGCATCGCCGCGGCGCTCGAAGTGTTCCGCCTGGAGCGCGGAGAGTTGCCGGAACGCCTGGATTCTTTGGTGCAGGCCGGATTGTTGGAAGCAGAGGAACTGAGCTACCCCTGGCGGGAGGAGTACTATTACCGACGTATTGCCGCCCGGCAGTACGTCCTCCTGCCACCCTTGCGCTAGGCCCGGACGAAAGTCGTCTTTCGCGACCCGGGGCCCGGCGTTACGTTGTGGTCAGCCGTTGAGTTGAGACGTCCTGACCCGAGGAACGACCCGCATTGCGAAACCCCGCCACGTTGGAATCGCCTGAAGTCCTCACCACCTCCGCCTCGGCCAAGGTGGACGTTCGTGACAACGCGACCGCCCTGGCTCTCTGCGGCAACCAGAACGAAAACCTCAAGTTGATGGAGCGGCGGCTCGGCATCCGCGTCGGCCAGCGGGGAACCGAGTTCCACCTGTCCGGCCCATCCGACGCCGTGGCCTTCGCCGTGCGCCTCCTGGAGAACCTGGAGGAGATGATCCGCGCGGGCCGTCCCGTCTACCGCGAGGACGTGGAGCAGGGCATCAAGGTGCTGGGCCGCGGCGGAGCCGAGTCCCTCCAGGAGGTCATGCTCGGGCCCGTCCTGAAGAGCTCCGGCAACCGCCAGATTTCGCCCAAGAGCCTCAACCAGAAGCGGTACGTGGATGCCATCCGCACCCACGACATCGTCTTCGGCATCGGCCCCGCCGGTACGGGCAAGACGTACCTGGCCATGGCCATGGCGGTGGCCTTCCTCCAGGAGCGCAAGGTCAAGCGCATCATCCTCGCGCGTCCCGCGGTGGAGGCCGGCGAGAAGCTGGGCTTCCTCCCCGGCGACTTGCAGGAGAAGGTGAACCCCTACCTGCGCCCGCTGTACGACGCGCTCCACGACATGATGGCCGCCGAGCGCGCCGCGCACCTCCTGGAGGAGGGCGTGGTGGAGGTGGCTCCGCTGGCCTTCATGCGCGGCCGCACGCTGAATGACGCCTTCGTCATCCTCGACGAGGCCCAGAACACCACCGTGGAACAGATGAAGATGTTCCTCACGCGACTGGGCTACAACAGCAAGGCCGTCATCACCGGCGACGTGACGCAGGTGGACCTGCCCACGGGGAAGATGTCCGGCCTCAACCACGCGCGCTCCGTCCTGAAGAAGGTGGAGGGCATCCACTTCGCGGAGTTCGCCGAGGTGGACGTGGTCCGCCACCCGCTCGTCCAGGAGGTCATCCGCGCGTATGACCGCGCCGAACTGGCCAAGCTGGAGGCCCAGGTCGCTCGCGAGGCGGCCGCCCTCCAGGCGTCCTCCGGTGCGCCCGCACAGCCCGCCGCCGCCCCGGTCAGCGGCGAGTGACGGCACAGGTAACCACGTACGCCCACCCGCGCACACCCTGGCGGGCGGGCGTACGGAATCCCACCCTCGTGAATAATCCCTGGCGCTGCGTCCTTGATGGAGCCGTGACGCCTTATCTAGGGTGAGGACCCCCATGGCCGAACCGGAACCGCAGCCCCCCGGACCCAGTCCACTGGACGCGCTCGCCGACCGCCTCGGACTGGGCAATGGCGTCTGGGGCCGGCGCGCCGTCCAGGTCGTCCTGCTGCTCGCCGTGGCGGTGGGGGCCGGCTTCGTCATCTCCCCGGGCCTCTACAGCCAGCAGATTCCGGCGCTCACCGAGGAGCACCTCGGCAAGCCGTTCCGCGCCAGCTCTCCGGCGGGCTTCAAGGCCGCCCGCGACTACGAAATCGTCCACGGCGCCATGACGCAGCAGCGGCGCCAGGACGCCCGCGGCGCCGTCCGCCCCGTGTATGACTTGAACCCCGCCGTGGTGGGCAGCCTGCGCACCTCGGTGAAGGCCGCCTTCCGTGCCATGCGCGAGCGCCTGGACGAGCAGGCCGAGGCCCGGGCCACGCAGGAGCCCGAGGAGGGGCAGGCGCGCCGCCGCAAGCCCACGGCGCCCACTCCGGAGGAGGTGGAGCGCGAGCGCCGCGTCCGCGAGGCCATGCAGGCGGAGTTCCAGGAGCTCCTCTTCGGCCAGCGGGACACGGGGCTGGAGGCGGAGGACTTCCAGGCGCTGTACGCCAACCGCTTCTCGCAGGATGCGGAGCAGGCCACGCTGGTGGTGCTGGAGCGCGCGTACCGCTCGGACCGGGGCCCGGTGTACGTGGCGGGCTCGCGCGACGAATTGGTCCGCGAGGCCCCGCAGGGGCTCACCGTCCGCGACGTGGTGAACAAGGGCGAGGAGACGCTGCCCGGCACCGCGCCGCAGGTGGTGGACGTGCGCGAGGCGTACCAGGAGCTGGACCGCTTCGCCTCCGTCCCCGGCAACCTGCTGCCGGACGCGCCCGGCGTGCAGCGCCGCGCCGTGCTGCGTCTGGCCAAGCGGCTCGTCCGGCCCAACCTCACCATCAACATCGCGGAGACGGACGCGCGCCGCACCCAGGCGGCGCAGGCGGTGAAGGACGCCGTCATCTCCATCAAGAAGGGCCAGCGCGTCATCGGCGACGGCGAGCTCGTCAACGAGACGCACCTGGTCATGCTGCGAGGCATGCGCGCGGAGACGGACCGGCTGGACCTGCTCCAGCTCCAG comes from Pyxidicoccus parkwaysis and encodes:
- the leuS gene encoding leucine--tRNA ligase, whose amino-acid sequence is MAMNERYEPQAIEGKWQTRWDEAGIFRAGKRPGAPKKYILEMLPYPSGKMHMGHVRNYLIGDVYSRYYLMRGFDVLHPMGWDAFGLPAENAAIKDGVHPAVRTEENIASFKKEIKSLGYAYDWEREVNTSKPEYYRWNQWFFIQMLERGLVYRRFSKVNWCTGCLTVIANEQVKDGVCERCDSPVVDKEMPEWAFRITRYSQDLLDALDTLKEWPDRITSMQRNWIGRSDGAEADFRVQGHDAALRVFTTRIDTIFGCTYVVLAPDHKLVAQVTTPERRADVEAFAKRMAAQSKTERLGEDAEKEGVFTGGYAVNPFTGQPVPIWIANFVLSDYGTGAVMSVPAHDERDFAFARKYSLPIKVVVQPASGDKLPEGSKLEAAYTEYGVLVDSGEYTGQTSEAARQAMAAKLEKDGTGKATVTYRQKDWGFSRQRYWGTPIPIVYCEKCDPQRQGIPVPVDQLPVRLPEIDTQAVLTGKGEPPLAKVPSWVNTTCPKCGGPAKREAETMDTFVDSCWYFARYLSPHYDAAPFDPKEAQRFLPVDVYVGGPEHAVMHLLYFRFWTRVMKLLGLSPVDEPVKRLITQGIVNGPDGRKMSKRWGNVVAPASIVQKYGADTARAYVLFAGPPERDFDWSDDQVEGVFRFLKRVWTLAATHHASVAGATHDGAYEGKALETRRAAHKCLKRVGEAIDRLSFNTAIAGIMECINALYAQGTPETPAEKAAMAEAIRLLAVVLTPFAPHIADEVAEAYGSKELTVSQPWPDFDPALVVDDVIPYAVQVNGKLRAEIRVAADAGEADVRKAAEADEKVQAAIAGKTLRKFVFVPKRLVNFVVG
- a CDS encoding PhoH family protein codes for the protein MRNPATLESPEVLTTSASAKVDVRDNATALALCGNQNENLKLMERRLGIRVGQRGTEFHLSGPSDAVAFAVRLLENLEEMIRAGRPVYREDVEQGIKVLGRGGAESLQEVMLGPVLKSSGNRQISPKSLNQKRYVDAIRTHDIVFGIGPAGTGKTYLAMAMAVAFLQERKVKRIILARPAVEAGEKLGFLPGDLQEKVNPYLRPLYDALHDMMAAERAAHLLEEGVVEVAPLAFMRGRTLNDAFVILDEAQNTTVEQMKMFLTRLGYNSKAVITGDVTQVDLPTGKMSGLNHARSVLKKVEGIHFAEFAEVDVVRHPLVQEVIRAYDRAELAKLEAQVAREAAALQASSGAPAQPAAAPVSGE
- the mazG gene encoding nucleoside triphosphate pyrophosphohydrolase → MVDTTRNPGAELERLVDIMRTLRSEQGCPWDREQDLRSLRPYLLEEAFEVLEEMDRVGYGGTSWRSFCEELGDLLFQIVFHAQLGAELGEFTMAEVAKSISDKLVRRHPHVFGESRVDGAEQVLANWAKLKAEEKKRKTGSEGSVLDGVPVAAPALMRAERLTEKASRIGFDWPDLAGVRGKLAEELDELDEAIASGDRDAMEHELGDVLFSLANLARFIKTPAEDALRMAIRRFTTRFQHIESELRAEGVPFGAATLEHMERHWQAAKVKEKSLPPPAWLPRAPVSTLRFQVADLPAQRAFWDAVAPRLGWSTVRAGPDEASYGDGALRVVFSASSSSGSVPAGGGALILTLEAPSARTVERLRAALGEVRPGTQVEFGEGRLSFKDPAGLVWEYVTSAG
- a CDS encoding tetratricopeptide repeat protein yields the protein MIRLPHLALVLWGLAFLAPGAASAQIEAPSRLQEVDPGAVEPDLRDESFDPRDQPIEDIPDEADPPSSDDEAPAKGKKAGKGAKAAEALPASAKTPAPPPTPEGPVLLPSRPAVVPVLAPKLSDGEVLAVWDGWRQARATNDTAGAEAALKALVKLRAEVEATDLEPISVGLVRESTVRRRAGDTAGAVRLAELAVQLSPGLPYAHFSLAEAYASAEPGNVARYGDEARAAFAHLFQDARYRRPVLADLGALTLLAWAATAAALVGLFFLRRVRYALHDFHHLLPRAVARWQSSLLGLALLALPMALGLGGVTVLLVLLGAVSLYLTRAERVVAAVLVAGVGLLPLAAGQLARVTAFAGTPAEDVYLLERGGLSAEAAMARVVARLESRAATFAELNALAHYETRRGLLEEAKAHYKAASSLRGGDARLLTRFGNALVGLGDDEGAAQLYVQATQADPLLAAPHYNLAQVYRRRAKTLPDSEVGRELDRAATAIASAQTLDHTLIAREPPPDDHLLLNLLVLSPAMQESEWLPLADGTEAGRRVEAQLGRWLLPGVAPGPVAWALPAVLAALLAAWGLAASRLRAAKVCERCGRAVCVRCDPELGVGSLQCGQCVNVFSRKGLVPQQLRNRKQGQVERHQAWVGRLTYALGAVLSGAGHVASGVPVSGALYAFFFLFALAATLLHHGLVRAPYGDAPLYLKLVPAVLLLVCVHLLSLLGLRRLRRGE
- the rpsT gene encoding 30S ribosomal protein S20; translated protein: MANTKSAEKRHRQSLKRRARNVTVRGEVKTAVKSAREALATKGGNPTDALKAASKALNKAASKGVLHKRTASRRISRLAKAASKAAKA
- the lptE gene encoding LPS assembly lipoprotein LptE, translating into MSRPFAPVSWRFRWVAGAWVACVALGSGCGYRFVSKGDGLPEGVTALCAPVFSNETPEPALETLFTRFLRQELTRAGRLSTGTSCNARVEGAVLSVWNSPTIVPNYFRIAANARLRLVKDGQVLKETVVAGTEDYLLGTGDVLQAEANRQAALDRLAEVLMRDGYDRLASAW
- a CDS encoding DUF4388 domain-containing protein yields the protein MSLQGTLKDFGIGDILQLIGQQQKTGTLQLRSKEQEVRVGFKDGHIIKAESVTRKRKDLIGAMLVRSELITETQLEAALETQRRTLKRLGDVLVSSQALTAERFQAMMQLQATETIYRLFTWKDGTYEFIQEPVEPDAEAIHPLRAETVLMEGFRMVDEWPVIRKRIHRDDLTFERLKSLPPPRPGDEGGELGTIGTAERRVYEEISPGRDLRKLVDVCCLGEFETCKALHNLVKGEYVRAVHPEGVRAPAPGDERLLARLGGSVGRVVATMVVLAALALVVSRSAWASPEGSAATSFTDPAAQRHVSEAQRVRIAAALEVFRLERGELPERLDSLVQAGLLEAEELSYPWREEYYYRRIAARQYVLLPPLR